The nucleotide sequence TGGCTCACCGGCGCCAGGCGGCGTGGGGTCAGCTCATCTGGGTGATCAGCCACCACAGCCATAGCCAGCCGGCGGTGGTGGCTGCGCCGACGACGATTGCGAACCACGCCTGTCCGTGCCCGGTGTCGTAGCTGTCGCGTATGCGGCGCAGCGCAAAAATACCCAGGCCGAGGGCGAGTAGGCCCACGCCGGGGATGGGACTGAGGACGGCGCATACGAGGGCGGCGACCGCGGCAGGCTCGGTGCGCTGCCGGGGCGCCTGGTAGCCGGGGCCGGCGAAGATCTCCCGCGGATTGAGTTTCTCCGTTCCCGGGAAGACGAAGTCGGCTGGGACGATCCGGGCGGGGTCGACGACGTCGGGTTGCTCGGGGCTCATGACTTCATCGTGCCACGGATCGACCGGTCTGGGACTGCACGCGGATCAGCCCGCCAGGTGGGGTCGGGGAGCGAAGCGTCAATCGTCTGTGCCGACGGTGTTC is from Actinomyces sp. 432 and encodes:
- a CDS encoding DUF4190 domain-containing protein, coding for MSPEQPDVVDPARIVPADFVFPGTEKLNPREIFAGPGYQAPRQRTEPAAVAALVCAVLSPIPGVGLLALGLGIFALRRIRDSYDTGHGQAWFAIVVGAATTAGWLWLWWLITQMS